In Fundulus heteroclitus isolate FHET01 unplaced genomic scaffold, MU-UCD_Fhet_4.1 scaffold_46, whole genome shotgun sequence, a single window of DNA contains:
- the LOC118560606 gene encoding zinc finger protein 883-like: MKEEEPEPQGIKEEQLGLCIFPDEKQLVKQETETFVGFSACDKLFQVEPEVQQMKVTKEEPEPVEIKEEHGDLWSNEDDEQLVEKQEAGTFKVTPLDLKHDTNEPEEKMNQLPNADSPEGEKQHQQHNNQEESGSNTDEELKRKKRREKTKDHSDGSKIKRHKTNKPCEACSKCFTKCRCLTNQIRKNRGEKSFLCVLCGKGFPRQSNLNVHMRVHTGEKPFSCPSCAKGFPAKGSLNIHIRTHTGEKPYACEMCDKSFRFGSSLASHMRTHTGEKPFCCPTCAKGFPTKGSLSKHIRTHTGEKPYACEMCDKSFSCSDSLACHMRSHSGEKPFSCPTCAKGFSNKSNLNIHIRSHTGEKPYACEMCDKSFSCSGSLACHMRSHSGEKPFSCPTCAKRFSTKGSLSKHIRTHTGEKPYACEMCDKSFSCSDSLACHMRSHSGEKPFSCPTCAKRFSTKCNLSRHIRTHTGEKPYHCKVCDKSFTSSNSRLEHMRTHTGEKPYHCKVCDKSFSTCSNLAGHMRTHTGEKPFSCPTCAKGFSQRGHLNKHIRTHTGEKPYHCKVCDKSFTSYSSWLEHMRTHTGEKPYHCKACDKSFSINSHLAIHMRTHTGEKPFSCPTCAKGFLTKDSLIIHMRTHTGEKPFSCPTCAKGFSQRGNLSMHIRTHTGEKPYHCKVCDKSFTSSSNRIRHMKTHR, from the coding sequence ATGAAAGaggaagaaccagaacctcaaGGAATTAAAGAAGAACAGCTTGGACTGTGTATCTTTCCAGATGAAAAGCAACTTGTTAAGCAGGAGACAGAAACCTTTGTAGGGTTTTCTGCGTGTGACAAACTATTTCAAGTTGAACCTGAAGTGCAACAGATGAAGGTGACaaaggaggaaccagaacctgtaGAGATTAAAGAGGAACATGGGGATCTCTGGAGTAATGAGGATGATGAGCAGCTTGTAGAGAAGCAGGAGGCTGGCACCTTTAAGGTGACTCCTCTGGATTTAAAACATGACACAAATGAACCAGAAGAGAAAATGAACCAACTTCCCAATGCAGACTCCCCTGAAGGTGAGAAGCAACATCAGCAGCATAATAATCAAGAAGAGTCAGGATCAAACACAGATGAAGAGCTAAAGCGTAAAAAGAGACGAGAGAAAACCAAAGATCACAGTGAtggttcaaaaataaaaagacataaGACCAATAAACCTTGTGAAGCATGTAGTAAATGTTTCACCAAGTGTAGATGTTTGACTAATcaaattaggaaaaatagagGAGAGAAATCTTTCCTGTGTGTGCTTTGTGGAAAAGGTTTCCCCAGacaaagtaatttaaatgtcCACATGAGAGTCCACACAGGGGAGAAACCTTTCTCCTGTCCAAGTTGTGCAAAAGGGTTTCCCGCTAAAGGTAGCCTGAATATTCACATAAGAACTCATACGGGCGAGAAGCCGTATGCATGTGaaatgtgtgataaatctttcCGTTTTGGCAGTAGTCTAGCTAGTCACATGAGAACGCACACTGGTGAGAAGCCTTTTTGCTGTCCAACTTGTGCAAAAGGGTTTCCCACTAAAGGTAGCCTGAGTAAGCACATAAGAACTCATACGGGCGAGAAGCCGTATGCTTGTGAAATGTGTGATAAATCGTTCAGCTGTAGTGATAGTCTGGCTTGTCACATGAGATCCCACTCAGGTGAAAAACCTTTTTCCTGTCCAACTTGTGCAAAAGGTTTTTCCAATAAAAGTAACCTGAATATTCACATAAGATCTCATACGGGCGAAAAGCCATATGCATGTGAAATGTGTGATAAATCGTTCAGCTGTAGTGGTAGTCTGGCTTGTCACATGAGATCCCACTCAGGTGAAAAACCTTTTTCCTGTCCAACTTGTGCAAAACGTTTTTCCACTAAAGGTAGCCTGAGTAAGCACATAAGAACTCATACGGGCGAGAAGCCGTATGCTTGTGAAATGTGTGATAAATCGTTCAGCTGTAGTGATAGTCTGGCTTGTCACATGAGATCCCACTCAGGTGAAAAACCTTTTTCCTGTCCAACTTGTGCAAAACGTTTTTCCACTAAATGTAACCTGAGTAGGCACATAAGAACTCATACGGGCGAGAAGCCTTATCATTGTAAAGTGTGCGATAAATCTTTTACTTCCTCTAATAGTAGGCTTGAAcatatgagaactcacacaggtgagaagccttatCATTGTAAAGTCTGTGACAAATCTTTCAGTACTTGTAGTAATTTAGCTGGTCACATGAGAACGCATACtggtgagaagcctttttccTGTCCAACTTGTGCAAAAGGGTTTTCTCAAAGAGGTCACCTGAATAAGCACATAAGAACTCATACGGGCGAGAAGCCTTATCATTGTAAAGTGTGCGATAAATCTTTCACTTCCTATAGTAGTTGGCTTGAAcatatgagaactcacacaggtgagaaaccttATCATTGTAAAGCGTGTGACAAATCTTTCAGCATTAACAGTCATTTAGCTATTCAcatgagaacacacacaggtgagaagcctttttccTGTCCAACATGTGCAAAAGGGTTTCTCACTAAAGATAGCCTGATTATTCACATGAGAACGCACACTGGTGAAAAACCTTTTTCCTGTCCAACTTGTGCAAAAGGGTTTTCTCAAAGAGGTAACCTGAGTATGCACATAAGAACTCATACAGGCGAGAAGCCTTATCATTGTAAAGTGTGCGATAAATCTTTTACTTCCTCTAGTAATAGGATTAGACATATGAAAACTCACAGGTGA